In one window of Vulpes vulpes isolate BD-2025 chromosome 1, VulVul3, whole genome shotgun sequence DNA:
- the OARD1 gene encoding ADP-ribose glycohydrolase OARD1 isoform X1, with protein sequence MAGSPHEDAEGSRITYVKGDLFACPKTDSLAHCISEDCRMGAGIAVLFKKKFGGVQELLNQQKKSGEVAVLKRDGRYIYYLITKKRASHKPTYENLQKSLEAMKSHCLKNGVTDLSMPRIGCGLDRLQWENVSAMIEEVFEATDIRITVYTL encoded by the exons ATGGCCGGCAGCCCTCATGAAGATGCGGAAGGAAGCAGA ATCACTTATGTGAAAGGAGACCTTTTTGCATGTCCCAAAACAGACTCTTTAGCCCACTGTATCAGTGAGGATTGTCGAATGGGTGCTGGGATAGCTGTCCTcttcaagaagaaatttggagggGTGCAGGAACTGTTAAACCAAC aaaagaaatcTGGAGAAGTGGCTGTTCTGAAGAGAGATGGGCGATATATATATTACTTG ATTACAAAGAAAAGGGCTTCACATAAGCCAACTTATGAGAACTTACAGAAGAGTTTAGAAGCCATGAAGTCCCATTGTCTGAAGAATGGAGTCACCGATCTCTCCATGCCCAG gaTTGGATGTGGTCTTGATCGTCTGCAATGGGAAAATGTATCTGCAATGATTGAGGAAGTGTTTGAAGCAACAGACATCAGAATTACTGTGTACACACTGTGA
- the OARD1 gene encoding ADP-ribose glycohydrolase OARD1 isoform X2: MGAGIAVLFKKKFGGVQELLNQQKKSGEVAVLKRDGRYIYYLITKKRASHKPTYENLQKSLEAMKSHCLKNGVTDLSMPRIGCGLDRLQWENVSAMIEEVFEATDIRITVYTL; this comes from the exons ATGGGTGCTGGGATAGCTGTCCTcttcaagaagaaatttggagggGTGCAGGAACTGTTAAACCAAC aaaagaaatcTGGAGAAGTGGCTGTTCTGAAGAGAGATGGGCGATATATATATTACTTG ATTACAAAGAAAAGGGCTTCACATAAGCCAACTTATGAGAACTTACAGAAGAGTTTAGAAGCCATGAAGTCCCATTGTCTGAAGAATGGAGTCACCGATCTCTCCATGCCCAG gaTTGGATGTGGTCTTGATCGTCTGCAATGGGAAAATGTATCTGCAATGATTGAGGAAGTGTTTGAAGCAACAGACATCAGAATTACTGTGTACACACTGTGA